The proteins below come from a single Streptomyces tubercidicus genomic window:
- a CDS encoding TnsA-like heteromeric transposase endonuclease subunit, whose protein sequence is MPADLLQSACPWRTFRWHKGQKHYSGTYWSATMRDHVIYESRLELSRLLFADFDPAVRGIVAQPFLLKTVLEGRGRRHIPDYLLLTEQVPVVVDVKPLHRLSKPEVAITFDWTRQAVELRGWKYEVWSEPPAVELENIRFLAGYRRDWLFSPEVLEDLRGVELDGVSLRQAARCLPDRPESQVCSAIRHLLWKQSLVTDLNRPLGPSHVLRWVA, encoded by the coding sequence GTGCCTGCCGACCTCCTACAGTCGGCTTGTCCGTGGCGGACGTTCCGCTGGCACAAGGGCCAGAAGCACTACTCAGGCACTTACTGGTCGGCGACGATGCGCGATCACGTGATCTACGAGTCGCGACTGGAGCTGTCGCGGTTGCTCTTCGCCGATTTCGACCCTGCCGTACGCGGCATCGTGGCCCAGCCCTTCTTGCTGAAGACGGTGTTGGAGGGGAGGGGCCGTCGGCACATACCGGACTATCTCCTCCTCACCGAGCAGGTACCGGTCGTCGTCGACGTCAAGCCGCTGCATCGGTTGTCCAAACCAGAGGTGGCGATCACCTTCGATTGGACCCGGCAGGCGGTGGAGTTGCGGGGATGGAAGTACGAGGTTTGGAGCGAGCCTCCGGCCGTGGAGCTGGAGAACATCCGGTTCCTGGCGGGCTACCGACGGGACTGGCTGTTCAGCCCCGAGGTCCTGGAAGACCTTCGGGGAGTCGAGCTCGATGGTGTCTCTCTGAGGCAGGCCGCGCGCTGTCTACCGGATCGTCCGGAGTCCCAAGTCTGCTCCGCCATCCGTCATTTGCTCTGGAAGCAGTCTCTCGTTACCGACCTCAATCGGCCGCTCGGCCCTTCACACGTTCTGAGGTGGGTGGCATGA
- the dnaB gene encoding replicative DNA helicase codes for MEDPWADSGPSDLLPAARSRRGEGKGRGRGDRQDRDDDGGGGSWNGGFERVPPQDLDAEQSVLGGMLLSKDAIADVVEVLKGEDFYRPAHELVYQAILDLYAKGEPADPITIAAELTKRGEIARVGGASYLHTLVQSVPTAANAEYYAEIVHERAVLRRLVEAGTRITQMGYAADGDVDEIVNSAQAEIYAVTEQRTSEDYLPLGDIMEGALDEIEAIGSRQGQMTGVPTGFTDLDSLTNGLHPGQMIVIAARPAMGKSTLALDFARACSIKSNLPSVIFSLEMGRNEIAMRLLSAEARVALHHMRSGSMTDEDWTRLARRMPDVSAAPLYIDDSPNLSMMEIRAKCRRLKQRNELKLVVIDYLQLMQSGGSKRAESRQQEVSDMSRNLKLLAKELELPVIALSQLNRGPEQRTDKKPMVSDLRESGSIEQDADMVILLHREDAYEKESPRAGEADLIVAKHRNGPTATITVAFQGHYSRFVDMAQT; via the coding sequence ATGGAAGACCCCTGGGCGGACTCCGGTCCCAGCGACCTGCTGCCGGCCGCCCGCTCCCGGCGGGGCGAGGGCAAGGGCCGCGGCCGCGGCGACCGGCAGGACCGCGACGACGACGGTGGCGGCGGCTCCTGGAACGGCGGCTTCGAGCGCGTCCCTCCGCAGGACCTGGACGCCGAGCAGTCCGTGCTCGGCGGCATGCTGCTGTCCAAGGACGCCATCGCGGACGTCGTCGAGGTCCTCAAGGGCGAAGATTTCTACCGCCCCGCCCATGAGCTGGTCTACCAGGCGATCCTCGACCTCTACGCCAAGGGCGAGCCGGCCGACCCGATCACCATCGCCGCGGAGCTCACCAAGCGCGGCGAGATCGCGCGGGTCGGCGGCGCCTCGTATCTGCACACCCTCGTGCAGTCCGTACCGACCGCCGCGAACGCCGAGTATTACGCCGAGATCGTCCATGAGCGTGCCGTGCTGCGCCGCCTGGTCGAGGCCGGCACCCGTATCACGCAGATGGGATACGCCGCGGACGGCGATGTCGACGAGATCGTCAACAGCGCCCAGGCGGAGATCTACGCCGTCACGGAGCAGCGGACCAGCGAGGACTACCTCCCGCTCGGCGACATCATGGAAGGCGCCCTCGACGAGATCGAGGCGATCGGCTCCCGCCAGGGACAGATGACGGGTGTGCCGACGGGCTTCACCGACCTGGATTCCCTGACCAACGGCCTGCACCCGGGCCAGATGATCGTGATCGCGGCCCGTCCCGCCATGGGTAAGTCGACCCTCGCGCTGGACTTCGCGCGGGCCTGCTCGATCAAGAGCAATCTGCCGAGCGTGATCTTCTCGCTGGAAATGGGGCGCAACGAGATCGCGATGCGTCTGCTGTCCGCCGAGGCGCGGGTCGCGCTGCATCACATGCGCTCCGGCAGCATGACGGACGAGGACTGGACGCGGCTGGCGCGCCGGATGCCGGATGTCTCCGCCGCGCCCCTGTACATCGACGATTCGCCGAACCTGTCGATGATGGAGATCCGCGCGAAGTGCCGCCGGCTCAAGCAGCGCAATGAGCTCAAGCTGGTCGTCATCGACTATCTCCAGCTGATGCAGTCCGGCGGCTCGAAGCGCGCCGAGAGCCGTCAGCAGGAGGTCTCGGACATGTCCCGAAATCTCAAGCTGCTGGCGAAGGAGCTGGAGCTCCCCGTCATCGCGCTCTCCCAGCTGAACCGTGGCCCCGAGCAGCGCACGGACAAGAAGCCGATGGTCTCCGACCTCCGTGAATCCGGGTCGATCGAGCAGGACGCGGACATGGTCATCCTGCTGCACCGCGAGGACGCCTACGAGAAGGAGTCCCCGCGCGCCGGTGAGGCCGACCTGATCGTGGCCAAGCACCGTAACGGCCCCACGGCCACGATCACGGTGGCCTTCCAGGGCCACTACTCGCGGTTTGTGGATATGGCGCAGACGTAA
- a CDS encoding MATE family efflux transporter, giving the protein MTQAPAPARRTGRRHDREIIALALPAFGSLVAEPLFVMVDSAVIGHLGTPQLAGLGVAAALLTTAVSVFVFLAYATTAAVARRVGAGDLPAAIRQGMDGIWLALLLGAAVIAAVLPTAPWLVETFGASGTAAPYATTYLRISALGIPAMLVVLAATGVLRGLQDTRTPLYVAVGGFSANAALNIGLVYGAGLGIAGSAWGTVLAQCGMAAAYLVVVVRGARRHGATLRPDAAGIRASAQAGVPLLVRTLSLRAVLMIATAVAARLGDAEIAAHQIVLTLWSLLAFAMDAIAIAGQAIIGRYLGAGDREGARAACRRMVQWGVAAGLVLGVLVALARPLFIPLFTADPAVQGPLLTTLLVVAVTQPVSGIVFILDGVLMGAGDGRYLAWAMVVTLALFAPVALAVPLLGGGLVALWWAMALMMTVRMLTLWLRTRSGRWIVTGASR; this is encoded by the coding sequence ATGACCCAGGCCCCCGCGCCGGCACGCCGCACCGGCCGCCGCCATGACCGCGAGATCATCGCCCTCGCGCTGCCCGCCTTCGGCTCGCTGGTCGCGGAGCCGCTCTTCGTCATGGTCGACAGCGCCGTCATCGGCCACCTCGGCACGCCCCAGCTCGCCGGCCTCGGTGTCGCGGCCGCCCTGCTGACCACCGCCGTCTCCGTCTTCGTTTTCCTCGCCTACGCCACCACCGCCGCGGTCGCCCGCCGGGTCGGCGCCGGCGACCTGCCCGCCGCCATCCGCCAGGGCATGGACGGCATCTGGCTCGCCCTGCTGCTCGGCGCCGCGGTCATCGCGGCGGTGCTGCCCACCGCCCCCTGGCTCGTCGAGACCTTCGGCGCTTCCGGCACCGCCGCACCGTACGCCACGACCTACCTCCGCATCAGCGCACTCGGCATCCCCGCGATGCTCGTCGTGCTCGCCGCCACCGGCGTGCTCCGCGGCCTCCAGGACACCCGGACCCCGCTCTATGTCGCCGTCGGCGGCTTCTCCGCCAACGCCGCACTCAACATCGGCCTGGTCTACGGCGCCGGCCTCGGCATCGCCGGCTCCGCCTGGGGCACGGTCCTCGCCCAGTGCGGGATGGCCGCGGCCTACCTCGTCGTGGTCGTCCGCGGCGCCCGACGGCACGGGGCCACACTGCGTCCCGACGCCGCGGGCATCCGGGCCTCCGCCCAGGCGGGCGTGCCGCTGCTGGTCCGTACGCTCTCGCTGCGCGCGGTGCTGATGATCGCCACCGCCGTCGCCGCCCGGCTCGGCGACGCGGAGATCGCCGCCCACCAGATCGTCCTCACGCTGTGGTCCCTGCTGGCCTTCGCGATGGACGCGATCGCCATCGCCGGGCAGGCCATCATAGGCCGCTACCTCGGCGCGGGGGACCGCGAGGGCGCCAGGGCCGCCTGCCGTCGCATGGTCCAGTGGGGCGTCGCCGCGGGCCTGGTCCTCGGTGTGCTGGTCGCGCTCGCCCGCCCGCTGTTCATCCCGCTGTTCACCGCCGACCCGGCCGTGCAGGGCCCGCTGCTGACCACGCTCCTGGTCGTGGCCGTGACCCAGCCGGTCTCCGGCATCGTCTTCATCCTCGACGGCGTGCTGATGGGGGCGGGGGACGGCCGCTATCTCGCCTGGGCCATGGTCGTGACGCTGGCCCTGTTCGCACCGGTGGCGCTGGCCGTCCCGCTGCTCGGCGGCGGACTGGTCGCCCTGTGGTGGGCGATGGCCCTGATGATGACGGTGCGGATGCTGACCCTGTGGCTGCGCACGCGTTCAGGCCGGTGGATTGTGACCGGAGCCTCGCGTTGA
- a CDS encoding trypsin-like serine peptidase codes for MRSLARNSVLPLTFVVTVAAAVVGYDTEETHWDSSGSGGRSSFGKSGEAGQDPQDQDPAATAPADDGSAYTPRRTEQNARVGAVFEKDDTGDHFCTASVVQSPGRNMLITAAHCAFDSDGKTPVNDLVFAPDYRNGDEPTGLWKVRKVVLDNRWAESNDEDLDVAFLVLDKKEGKQIQDVLGGNTLGIDRGYHNEVKITGYPTSRETPISCQNRTTKFSNTQLRIRCTDFEGGTSGSPWLADYDPKSHTGTVIGVLGGHEGGGDEDDVSYAAYFDDDIAALYKRAQDED; via the coding sequence GTGCGCTCGCTTGCCAGGAATTCCGTGCTGCCCCTGACGTTTGTCGTCACCGTGGCTGCTGCTGTGGTGGGCTACGACACGGAGGAAACCCACTGGGACAGCAGCGGCAGCGGTGGCCGCAGCAGCTTCGGCAAGTCCGGCGAGGCGGGCCAGGACCCCCAGGACCAGGACCCCGCCGCGACCGCCCCGGCCGATGACGGCAGTGCGTACACCCCGCGCCGGACCGAGCAGAACGCCCGGGTCGGTGCGGTCTTCGAGAAGGACGACACCGGCGACCACTTCTGCACGGCGAGCGTGGTGCAGAGTCCGGGCCGGAACATGCTCATCACCGCGGCGCACTGTGCCTTCGACAGCGACGGCAAAACCCCGGTGAACGACCTGGTCTTCGCTCCCGACTACCGCAACGGCGATGAGCCCACCGGCCTGTGGAAGGTCAGGAAGGTGGTCCTCGACAACCGCTGGGCCGAGTCCAACGACGAAGATCTCGACGTCGCCTTCCTCGTCCTCGACAAGAAAGAGGGCAAGCAGATCCAGGACGTCCTGGGCGGAAACACCCTCGGGATCGACCGCGGCTACCACAACGAGGTCAAGATCACCGGCTACCCCACCAGCCGCGAGACCCCGATCTCCTGCCAGAACCGCACCACGAAGTTCAGCAACACCCAGCTGCGCATCCGGTGCACCGACTTCGAGGGCGGTACGAGCGGCAGCCCCTGGCTCGCCGACTACGACCCCAAGAGCCACACCGGCACGGTCATCGGCGTCCTGGGCGGCCACGAAGGCGGCGGCGACGAGGACGATGTCTCCTATGCCGCCTACTTCGACGACGACATCGCCGCACTCTACAAACGCGCCCAGGACGAGGACTGA
- the rplI gene encoding 50S ribosomal protein L9, which produces MKIILTHEVSGLGTAGDVVDVKDGYARNYLVPRGFAIRWTKGGEKDVEQIRRGRKIREIATIEQANEIKGRLEGVNVKLAVRAGDAGRLFGSVTPADIASAIKAAGGPDVDKRRVELGSPIKSLGAHQISVRLHAEVVAKLGVEVIAA; this is translated from the coding sequence ATGAAGATCATCCTCACCCACGAGGTCTCCGGCCTCGGCACCGCCGGCGACGTCGTTGACGTCAAGGACGGGTACGCCCGTAACTACCTGGTCCCGCGTGGTTTCGCGATCCGCTGGACCAAGGGTGGCGAGAAGGACGTCGAGCAGATCCGTCGCGGTCGCAAGATCCGCGAGATCGCCACGATCGAGCAGGCCAACGAGATCAAGGGCCGGCTTGAGGGCGTCAACGTGAAGCTGGCCGTCCGTGCCGGCGACGCGGGTCGCCTGTTCGGCTCCGTCACCCCGGCCGACATCGCCTCGGCGATCAAGGCTGCCGGTGGTCCGGACGTCGACAAGCGTCGGGTCGAGCTCGGTTCGCCGATCAAGAGCCTGGGCGCGCACCAGATCTCCGTGCGTCTGCACGCCGAGGTCGTCGCGAAGCTCGGCGTCGAGGTCATCGCCGCGTAA
- the rpsR gene encoding 30S ribosomal protein S18, with protein MAKPPARKPKKKVCVFCKEKISYVDYKDTNLLRKFISDRGKIRARRVTGNCTQHQRDVATAVKNSREMALLPYTSTAR; from the coding sequence ATGGCGAAGCCGCCTGCTCGCAAGCCTAAGAAGAAGGTTTGCGTGTTCTGCAAGGAGAAGATCTCCTACGTCGACTACAAGGACACGAACCTGCTGCGGAAGTTCATCTCCGACCGCGGCAAGATCCGTGCCCGCCGGGTCACCGGCAACTGCACTCAGCACCAGCGTGACGTCGCCACGGCCGTGAAGAACAGCCGTGAGATGGCGCTGCTGCCCTACACGTCCACCGCGCGATAA
- a CDS encoding single-stranded DNA-binding protein — protein MAGETVITVVGNLVDDPELRFTPSGAAVAKFRVASTPRTFDRQTNEWKDGESLFLTCSVWRQAAENVAESLTRGTRVVVQGRLKQRSYEDREGVKRTVYELDVEEVGASLKNATAKITKTSGRGGQGGGGFGGGQQGGGQGGGGWGGGPGGGQQGGGAPADDPWATGGPAGGGQQGGGGGGWGGSSGGGYSDEPPF, from the coding sequence ATGGCAGGCGAGACCGTCATCACGGTTGTCGGCAATCTTGTCGACGACCCCGAGCTGCGCTTCACCCCGTCCGGTGCGGCGGTCGCGAAGTTCCGCGTCGCGTCCACTCCCCGCACTTTCGACCGTCAGACCAATGAGTGGAAGGACGGCGAGAGCCTGTTCCTGACCTGCTCGGTGTGGCGTCAGGCGGCGGAGAACGTCGCCGAGTCCCTGACGCGGGGTACCCGCGTGGTCGTCCAGGGCCGCCTCAAGCAGCGGTCGTACGAGGACCGCGAGGGCGTGAAGCGCACGGTCTACGAGCTCGACGTCGAGGAAGTGGGCGCGAGCCTCAAGAACGCCACGGCCAAGATCACCAAGACCAGCGGTCGTGGTGGCCAGGGCGGCGGCGGCTTCGGCGGCGGTCAGCAGGGCGGCGGCCAGGGTGGCGGCGGCTGGGGCGGCGGCCCCGGCGGCGGCCAGCAGGGCGGCGGTGCTCCTGCCGACGACCCGTGGGCGACCGGCGGTCCGGCCGGCGGTGGCCAGCAGGGTGGCGGCGGCGGTGGCTGGGGCGGTAGCTCCGGCGGTGGCTACTCGGACGAGCCGCCCTTCTAG
- the rpsF gene encoding 30S ribosomal protein S6: MRHYEVMVILDPDLEERAVSPLIENFLSVVREGNGKVEKVDTWGRRRLSYEIKKKPEGIYSVIDLQAEPAVVKELDRQMNLNESVLRTKVLRPETH, from the coding sequence ATGCGTCACTACGAGGTGATGGTCATCCTCGACCCCGATCTCGAGGAGCGCGCTGTCTCCCCGCTGATCGAGAACTTCCTCTCCGTCGTCCGTGAGGGCAACGGAAAGGTCGAGAAGGTCGACACCTGGGGCCGTCGTCGTCTCTCTTACGAGATCAAGAAGAAGCCCGAGGGCATCTACTCGGTCATCGACCTGCAGGCCGAGCCTGCGGTCGTCAAGGAGCTCGACCGTCAGATGAACCTGAATGAGTCGGTCCTCCGGACCAAGGTCCTCCGTCCCGAGACCCACTGA
- a CDS encoding lipid II:glycine glycyltransferase FemX, whose protein sequence is MSLTLRTISREQHLAYIQSLPSASHMQVPAWADVKAEWRSESLGWFDPSGDMVGAGLVLYRQVPKVKRYLAYLPEGPVINWYAPNLEDWLQPMLAHLKQQGAFTVKMGPPVIIRRWDAPAIKAGIQNPDVKRLRDVEATHIEPRAFEVADKLRRMGWQQGEDGGAGFADVQPRYVFQVPLADRSLEEVHKGFNQLWRRNIKKAEKAGVEVVQGGYDDLAEWQRLYEITAVRDQFRPRPLGYFQRMWNALNAEDAGRMRLYFARHNGVNLSAATMLVVGGHVWYSYGASDNIGREVRPSNAMQWKMLQDAYAIGATVYDLRGISDSLDESDHLFGLIQFKVGTGGQAAEYLGEWDFPLNKLLHKAFDLYMARR, encoded by the coding sequence ATGAGCCTGACCCTGAGGACCATCAGCCGAGAGCAGCATCTGGCATATATCCAGAGTCTGCCCTCGGCCAGCCACATGCAGGTCCCTGCCTGGGCGGACGTGAAGGCCGAATGGCGTTCGGAGAGCCTGGGCTGGTTCGACCCCAGCGGCGACATGGTCGGCGCCGGACTGGTCCTTTACCGCCAGGTACCCAAGGTCAAGCGCTACCTGGCGTACCTCCCCGAGGGCCCGGTCATCAACTGGTACGCGCCGAATCTGGAGGACTGGCTGCAGCCGATGCTCGCGCATCTCAAGCAGCAGGGCGCCTTCACCGTGAAGATGGGCCCGCCGGTCATCATCCGCCGCTGGGACGCCCCGGCGATCAAGGCCGGCATCCAGAACCCGGACGTCAAGCGGCTGCGGGACGTCGAGGCGACCCACATCGAGCCGCGCGCCTTCGAGGTGGCCGACAAGCTGCGCCGTATGGGCTGGCAGCAGGGCGAGGACGGCGGCGCGGGCTTCGCCGATGTGCAGCCCCGCTATGTCTTCCAGGTGCCGCTGGCCGACCGTTCGCTGGAAGAGGTTCACAAGGGCTTCAACCAGCTGTGGCGCCGCAACATCAAGAAGGCCGAGAAGGCCGGTGTCGAGGTGGTCCAGGGCGGCTACGACGACCTGGCCGAGTGGCAGCGTCTCTACGAGATCACCGCGGTGCGTGACCAGTTCCGGCCGCGTCCGCTCGGCTACTTCCAGCGCATGTGGAACGCCCTCAACGCCGAGGACGCCGGCCGTATGCGGCTGTACTTCGCCCGCCATAACGGCGTGAACCTGTCGGCCGCCACGATGCTCGTCGTCGGCGGGCACGTCTGGTACTCCTACGGCGCCTCGGACAACATCGGCCGTGAGGTCCGGCCCTCCAACGCGATGCAGTGGAAGATGCTGCAGGACGCCTACGCGATCGGCGCCACGGTCTACGACCTCCGCGGCATCAGCGACTCGCTCGACGAGAGCGACCACCTCTTCGGCCTGATCCAGTTCAAGGTCGGCACGGGCGGGCAGGCGGCGGAGTACCTCGGTGAGTGGGACTTCCCGCTCAACAAGCTTCTGCACAAGGCGTTCGACCTCTACATGGCGCGCCGCTGA
- a CDS encoding alanine racemase has translation MALTLYVDTARWRAHQQSVLQQFPGLVPVCKGNGYGFGHERLADEAARLGADILAVGTTYEAARIKDFFSGDLLVLTPFRHGEEPVPLPDRAIRSVSSVEGVGGLVGARVVIEVMSSMKRHGVKPEDLPKLATAIEDVRLEGFAIHLPLDRADGSDAVDEVIGWMDQLRAARLPLHTMFVSHLKADELARLQQQFPQTRFRARIGTRLWLGDHDATEYRGSVLDVTRVAKGERFGYRQQKAASDGYLVVVAGGTSHGVGLESPKALHGVMPRAKGVARAGLATVNRNLAPYVWAGKQRWFAEPPHMQVSILFVPGDAPQPQVGEELVAHLRHTTTQFDRLVDR, from the coding sequence ATGGCGCTCACCCTCTACGTCGACACCGCGCGCTGGCGGGCGCATCAGCAGAGCGTTCTCCAGCAGTTCCCCGGGTTGGTCCCGGTCTGCAAAGGCAACGGCTACGGCTTCGGCCATGAGCGCCTCGCCGACGAGGCCGCCCGCCTCGGTGCCGACATCCTCGCGGTCGGAACGACCTACGAGGCGGCCCGCATCAAGGACTTCTTCAGCGGCGATCTGCTCGTTCTGACGCCGTTCCGCCACGGCGAGGAGCCGGTACCGCTGCCGGACCGGGCGATCCGCTCGGTGTCGTCGGTCGAGGGCGTGGGCGGACTGGTCGGGGCGCGGGTCGTCATCGAGGTCATGAGCAGCATGAAGCGCCATGGCGTCAAGCCGGAAGACCTGCCGAAGCTGGCCACGGCCATCGAGGACGTCCGGCTCGAAGGCTTCGCGATCCATCTGCCGCTGGACCGCGCCGACGGGTCCGACGCGGTCGATGAGGTCATCGGCTGGATGGACCAGCTCCGCGCCGCCCGCCTCCCGCTGCACACGATGTTCGTCAGCCACCTCAAGGCCGATGAGCTCGCCCGTCTCCAGCAGCAGTTTCCCCAGACGCGCTTTCGCGCGCGGATCGGTACCCGGCTGTGGCTCGGTGACCATGACGCCACCGAGTACCGCGGTTCGGTGCTCGATGTCACCCGGGTCGCCAAGGGCGAGCGCTTCGGCTACCGCCAGCAGAAGGCGGCCTCCGACGGGTACTTGGTCGTGGTCGCGGGCGGCACCTCGCACGGCGTCGGGCTGGAGTCGCCCAAGGCGCTGCACGGGGTGATGCCGCGCGCCAAGGGCGTGGCGCGGGCCGGGCTGGCCACCGTGAACCGCAATCTCGCGCCCTATGTGTGGGCCGGGAAGCAGCGCTGGTTCGCGGAGCCCCCGCATATGCAGGTGTCGATCCTGTTCGTGCCGGGAGATGCCCCGCAGCCGCAGGTCGGCGAGGAGCTGGTGGCCCATCTGCGGCACACCACCACGCAGTTCGACCGCCTCGTGGACCGCTGA
- a CDS encoding glycosyltransferase family 87 protein, which yields MTSVRRDDPVRPTKRDEVAAAGSELIGGPIGRHALLGTHWLTPVRIIALVAIGMFALGMVQKLPCYNGGWFFGATSQYTHACYSDIPHLYAGRGFADGLIPYFDRLPGDMEYLEYPVLTGVFMEVASWTTPHGGGIQHREQIYWLVNAGLLMICAAVVAVCVARTHRRRPWDGLLVALAPACALTATINWDLLAIALTAAGMLMWSRSRPLAAGILIGLATAAKLYPVLLLGPLLVLCWRAGAWRAYRRALTGAVVSWLVVNLPVMITHDAAGFHIREGWAKFYTFSQERPIDFGSIWLLISQRTGNSLENANTYATLLMIVGCGAIGLLALYAPRRPRFAQLAFLVVALFILTNKVYSPQYVLWLTPLAALARPRWRDFLIWQACEVMYFLGIWQYLAYTGSGDKHQGLPTEGYQLAIALHLLGTLYLCALVVRDTLLPERDVVRRDGDDDPSGGVLDRSPDVFVLGRAHQRPRHAVQFQATPQVRWGGVRD from the coding sequence ATGACGAGCGTGCGACGGGACGATCCGGTACGGCCGACGAAGCGGGATGAGGTGGCGGCGGCCGGCAGCGAGCTGATCGGTGGGCCGATCGGCCGACACGCACTGCTCGGGACGCACTGGCTGACGCCGGTGCGGATCATCGCGCTCGTCGCCATCGGCATGTTCGCGCTCGGCATGGTGCAGAAGCTGCCCTGCTACAACGGCGGCTGGTTCTTCGGCGCCACGAGTCAGTACACGCACGCCTGCTACTCCGATATCCCCCACCTCTATGCCGGGCGGGGCTTCGCCGATGGCCTGATCCCGTATTTCGACCGACTGCCCGGCGACATGGAGTATCTCGAATACCCCGTGCTCACCGGTGTCTTCATGGAGGTCGCCTCCTGGACGACTCCGCACGGCGGGGGAATCCAGCACCGCGAACAGATCTACTGGCTGGTCAACGCCGGCCTGCTGATGATCTGCGCCGCTGTCGTGGCGGTGTGTGTGGCCCGCACCCACCGCCGCCGCCCCTGGGACGGCCTCCTGGTCGCCCTGGCCCCCGCGTGCGCTCTCACCGCCACCATCAACTGGGATCTGCTGGCGATCGCCCTGACGGCCGCCGGGATGCTGATGTGGTCACGCAGCCGCCCGCTGGCGGCCGGCATCCTCATCGGACTGGCCACCGCGGCGAAGCTGTACCCGGTGCTGCTGCTGGGCCCGCTGCTGGTGCTGTGCTGGCGTGCCGGCGCCTGGCGCGCGTACCGGAGGGCGCTGACCGGTGCCGTCGTGTCCTGGCTCGTAGTGAACCTGCCGGTGATGATCACGCACGATGCCGCGGGCTTCCACATCCGGGAGGGCTGGGCGAAGTTCTACACCTTCAGCCAGGAGCGGCCCATCGACTTCGGTTCGATCTGGCTCCTGATCTCGCAGCGCACCGGGAACTCCCTGGAGAACGCCAATACCTACGCCACGCTGCTGATGATCGTGGGCTGTGGCGCCATCGGCCTGCTGGCGCTCTACGCACCGCGCCGGCCGCGTTTCGCGCAGCTCGCGTTCCTCGTCGTCGCGCTGTTCATCCTCACCAACAAGGTCTACTCGCCGCAGTACGTGCTGTGGCTGACCCCGCTCGCCGCGCTGGCCCGGCCGCGCTGGCGGGACTTCCTGATCTGGCAGGCCTGCGAGGTCATGTACTTCCTCGGGATCTGGCAGTACCTCGCCTACACCGGGAGTGGCGACAAGCACCAAGGACTGCCGACGGAGGGCTACCAACTCGCCATCGCGCTGCACCTCTTGGGCACTCTCTACCTGTGCGCACTGGTCGTCCGGGACACTCTGCTGCCGGAGCGCGATGTGGTCCGCAGGGACGGGGACGACGATCCCTCGGGCGGAGTCCTGGACCGCAGCCCCGATGTGTTCGTGCTCGGACGGGCCCACCAACGGCCCCGGCACGCGGTGCAGTTCCAGGCGACGCCGCAGGTGCGCTGGGGCGGCGTACGGGACTGA